The Pseudomonadota bacterium genome contains a region encoding:
- a CDS encoding phenylacetate--CoA ligase family protein, with the protein MLRDVPQAVQDAEFLAVSEIARLQHERLEQQLSYVQTQSDFYAELWGRTTLPVSIDGLRRLPLTDKEMLRADQAEHPPFGRYLAASSDQIIRAHRTGGTTGQAMNLALSELDAVLTAEVGARSPRAAGLGPGDRVIHCLNYQLWMGGYTDHAILERTGATVVPFGVGSTERLVDTIRQLGITAISCTPSYPAVIERVIADCFPRLAPRDLGLKLGLFGGEAGLDNLPFRQRLEDIWGFKVRNANYGVTDVLCNFSSQCDHNNDLHFLAADVIYPELIRPEDGTRLAWKEGSSGELVLTHLAKQAQPLVRFRTGDIVTLTGTGPCACRRTATRFRVIGRVDDMVVVRGINVFPTMVAAVVGEFAELSGEYRIMLSGPGPYHTLPLEVELARDAVDLSLAERLAAEIKKALGVSASIEILPAYNLPRTAGKTKRVIRNMEE; encoded by the coding sequence GTGCTGCGTGACGTTCCTCAAGCCGTGCAGGACGCTGAGTTCTTGGCTGTGTCGGAAATCGCGCGCCTTCAGCACGAGCGCCTTGAGCAGCAACTTTCCTACGTTCAGACGCAGTCGGATTTCTACGCTGAACTTTGGGGGAGAACGACACTTCCGGTAAGCATCGATGGTCTTCGGCGGTTGCCGCTTACCGACAAGGAAATGTTGAGGGCCGACCAGGCCGAGCATCCGCCTTTTGGCCGATACCTGGCGGCGTCTTCCGATCAGATTATCCGGGCGCATCGTACGGGAGGCACGACCGGCCAGGCGATGAATTTGGCGCTCAGCGAACTTGACGCGGTATTGACCGCGGAGGTCGGCGCGAGGTCACCCCGGGCGGCCGGCCTTGGCCCAGGTGATCGTGTAATTCACTGTCTCAATTATCAGCTCTGGATGGGAGGATATACAGATCATGCCATATTGGAGCGCACCGGCGCGACCGTCGTTCCCTTCGGCGTGGGATCCACGGAACGGCTGGTCGACACAATACGCCAACTCGGTATCACCGCGATTTCCTGCACCCCTTCCTATCCGGCGGTCATAGAGCGCGTCATCGCAGATTGTTTCCCGCGCTTGGCTCCACGTGATTTGGGCCTAAAACTTGGGTTGTTTGGTGGTGAAGCCGGGCTCGACAACCTCCCGTTTCGGCAGCGACTTGAAGATATTTGGGGCTTCAAGGTTCGAAATGCGAACTATGGCGTTACCGATGTTTTGTGCAATTTTTCCAGTCAGTGCGATCACAACAACGATCTGCATTTCCTGGCGGCGGACGTAATTTATCCGGAGCTCATCCGACCCGAGGACGGCACGCGGCTCGCATGGAAAGAAGGATCGAGCGGGGAGCTTGTGCTCACCCATCTCGCCAAACAAGCTCAGCCGCTCGTTCGCTTTCGCACAGGTGACATTGTGACTCTCACCGGCACTGGACCCTGCGCCTGTCGGCGCACGGCGACCCGATTTCGAGTCATCGGCCGCGTCGACGACATGGTGGTAGTGCGCGGCATCAATGTGTTTCCGACAATGGTCGCCGCAGTGGTGGGGGAATTCGCCGAACTCTCGGGTGAATATCGCATCATGCTTTCAGGTCCCGGTCCGTATCACACGCTACCGCTCGAGGTCGAACTTGCTCGTGACGCCGTGGACCTGAGCCTGGCTGAGCGGCTCGCCGCTGAGATCAAGAAGGCGTTGGGTGTGTCCGCGTCGATTGAAATATTGCCCGCGTACAACCTGCCGCGTACCGCCGGCAAGACCAAGCGCGTCATTCGAAATATGGAGGAGTGA
- a CDS encoding hydantoinase/oxoprolinase family protein has translation MYLIGVDVGGTFTDLVCTDTESGRTLVHKVPTTAEDPSIGVIDGLRDLCARNEIDPAAIDHVFHGTTVATNAVLEYDGARTGMITTEGFRDILHIGRHWRPENYSIQLEIPWQDRPLVRRQHRLTVRERLVPPSGEILYPLDEEGVRRAARALKKDGVKSVAVCFLFSYLNPSHEDRAKQILLEEIPDCFVTTSSEVAPQFREFERFTTAALNAFVGPKVRNYVSNISDGLENVGIGADLHIMASHGGVVTAATVAEKPVMSLLSGPAAGVLGGAWAGANSSRDRLITFDVGGTSADIGIVVDGRYGQAMSRDTWIGGQPVLVSMIDINTIGAGGGSIAYVDEGGAFQVGPQSAGSQPGPAAYGNGGDQPTVTDANLVLGRLDKDNFLGGAMALDEPASYAVIDKLAQSLGIEAREAAEGVLTIVNSNMANAIRARTIQRGLDPREFSIVAFGGAGPLHGAEVAAMLEIPEVIIPPHPGITSATGLLTTDLKYEQFKTEFQVQGTTDLDRLRGDFEHLEHTLIQQYAREGLARDQVRIARSGDLRYVGQGYELRAEIADGPLDAQALDEVWQAFHQLHKSEYGHHFPDSLIEIVNIRVTGIGEVPSIGLPSPEFGESLDTARVKSGTCLFRVDHKLQTFETAHYRRSALPADVAISGPAVILQRDTTIVVPPGWSASAERSGNIIIRNKG, from the coding sequence ATGTACCTGATTGGCGTAGACGTTGGAGGTACCTTTACGGACTTGGTGTGTACGGACACCGAGAGCGGCCGAACACTGGTTCACAAAGTGCCGACTACGGCTGAGGACCCATCCATCGGCGTGATCGATGGTCTCAGGGATCTATGTGCGCGCAACGAGATCGATCCGGCCGCCATCGACCATGTGTTTCACGGCACCACCGTCGCAACCAATGCGGTCCTGGAATATGACGGCGCGCGCACCGGCATGATCACCACCGAGGGCTTCCGCGACATTCTTCACATCGGCCGGCATTGGCGCCCGGAAAACTATTCGATACAGCTTGAAATTCCGTGGCAGGATCGGCCGTTGGTGCGACGACAGCATCGGCTAACGGTGCGTGAGCGGTTGGTGCCGCCGAGCGGCGAAATACTTTATCCACTCGACGAGGAGGGCGTGCGGCGTGCGGCCCGTGCGCTGAAAAAGGACGGGGTTAAATCTGTCGCCGTTTGCTTCCTGTTTTCGTATCTAAATCCGAGTCACGAAGATCGCGCCAAGCAGATTCTACTCGAAGAAATTCCAGACTGCTTTGTGACCACATCGTCGGAGGTCGCGCCGCAGTTTCGCGAGTTCGAGCGCTTCACGACGGCGGCGCTCAATGCCTTCGTCGGACCCAAAGTCCGCAACTATGTTTCGAACATAAGTGACGGTCTCGAAAATGTGGGAATAGGTGCGGACTTACATATCATGGCTTCGCATGGCGGCGTCGTGACCGCTGCCACCGTCGCCGAGAAACCGGTCATGTCGCTGTTGTCCGGTCCCGCGGCAGGCGTTCTTGGCGGCGCCTGGGCCGGCGCGAATTCGAGCCGCGATCGGCTGATCACCTTCGACGTCGGCGGTACGAGCGCCGACATTGGCATTGTCGTCGATGGCCGGTATGGCCAGGCGATGTCGCGCGATACCTGGATCGGCGGCCAACCGGTGTTGGTCTCTATGATCGACATCAACACAATCGGCGCCGGCGGCGGCAGTATCGCGTATGTCGATGAAGGCGGCGCATTTCAAGTCGGCCCGCAGAGCGCCGGCTCCCAACCCGGACCTGCCGCGTACGGAAACGGTGGAGATCAACCAACCGTGACCGACGCAAATCTGGTACTCGGCCGGCTCGACAAGGACAATTTCCTGGGGGGCGCGATGGCGCTCGACGAACCGGCGTCGTATGCAGTTATCGACAAACTCGCACAGTCTCTTGGCATCGAAGCGCGCGAGGCCGCTGAAGGCGTTTTGACGATCGTTAACAGCAACATGGCCAACGCTATTCGTGCCCGCACCATTCAGCGCGGCCTTGATCCTCGGGAGTTCTCGATTGTCGCGTTTGGCGGCGCCGGCCCGCTGCACGGCGCCGAGGTGGCGGCAATGCTCGAAATACCCGAGGTTATCATTCCACCACATCCCGGCATTACATCAGCCACCGGGCTGCTCACCACCGATCTAAAGTACGAGCAGTTTAAGACCGAGTTTCAGGTCCAGGGCACGACCGATCTAGACAGACTGCGTGGAGATTTTGAACATTTAGAGCATACGCTCATTCAACAATACGCGCGGGAAGGCCTGGCGCGCGACCAAGTACGTATCGCCCGGTCGGGGGATTTACGCTATGTCGGGCAGGGTTATGAATTGCGGGCAGAGATTGCCGATGGTCCTCTCGATGCGCAGGCGCTTGACGAGGTCTGGCAGGCGTTTCACCAACTGCATAAATCGGAGTACGGCCACCATTTCCCGGACAGCCTGATCGAGATCGTCAATATCCGCGTAACGGGCATCGGCGAAGTACCGAGCATTGGTCTGCCGTCGCCGGAGTTCGGTGAGTCGCTCGACACGGCACGCGTTAAGTCGGGCACTTGTCTCTTCCGCGTCGATCACAAGCTGCAAACATTCGAGACGGCCCATTATAGGCGCTCCGCCCTCCCCGCCGATGTCGCGATATCGGGGCCGGCGGTGATCTTGCAACGGGATACAACCATCGTTGTGCCGCCCGGGTGGTCGGCGTCGGCAGAGCGTAGCGGAAATATAATCATCAGAAACAAGGGCTGA
- a CDS encoding enoyl-CoA hydratase/isomerase family protein yields MRDLSETVLSNLDQGIRTITLNRPDRLNAMNVELVSTLADRFAEANADPETRVIIFTGAGRAFCAGDDLKERRHPATAEEAQQSIEEIQRVTHGIFAGDKFVVGAINGWAVGGGFEWAINCDLPIWAESAKGFFPEMYWGAFVTGGVTAILPRIVGLTRAKEMILLGDKYTAHELLEAGLAWRVVADDRLLDEARAVAARIAALPQRSVIDLKRVMNKAAFSDVDTAQALETEATVRAFLDPETTERIAGFEK; encoded by the coding sequence GTGAGAGATTTGAGCGAAACAGTGCTGAGCAACTTAGACCAAGGTATTCGCACCATCACACTCAATCGCCCCGACCGGTTAAACGCCATGAACGTTGAGCTTGTTTCGACTCTGGCTGATCGATTTGCCGAGGCGAATGCCGATCCGGAAACCCGCGTCATCATCTTCACCGGCGCCGGCCGCGCCTTTTGCGCAGGCGACGATCTGAAAGAGCGGCGCCATCCAGCCACAGCTGAGGAGGCGCAACAGTCGATCGAGGAAATTCAGCGCGTCACCCATGGGATTTTTGCCGGCGATAAGTTTGTCGTTGGTGCGATCAACGGGTGGGCGGTCGGCGGTGGTTTCGAGTGGGCGATAAATTGCGACCTGCCGATCTGGGCAGAGAGCGCGAAAGGCTTCTTTCCGGAGATGTATTGGGGCGCCTTCGTGACCGGGGGTGTTACCGCGATTTTGCCGCGCATTGTCGGTCTGACGCGGGCAAAGGAGATGATCCTACTGGGCGATAAATACACGGCGCATGAGTTGTTGGAAGCTGGCCTGGCGTGGCGCGTTGTCGCCGACGATCGGCTGCTCGACGAGGCGCGGGCTGTTGCCGCGAGAATTGCCGCGCTGCCACAGCGATCCGTCATCGATCTGAAACGCGTGATGAATAAGGCCGCGTTCAGCGACGTTGATACCGCGCAGGCGCTCGAAACGGAAGCGACCGTGCGGGCATTTTTAGATCCCGAAACAACAGAGCGCATTGCCGGGTTCGAGAAATGA